A genome region from Bemisia tabaci chromosome 3, PGI_BMITA_v3 includes the following:
- the LOC109043443 gene encoding uncharacterized protein, with protein sequence MILQVLFLIASVSGATNTGGEPRNHTTFKHLTTTREFIDKTLLIKFILDNHWHIYIAAPPGFGKSTNLKMLRDFFALDVNSHGYSINAAEILKTDATIQNALDKCKGLRNVLTKRVAFLTDTEGHSIHGNVTKPHGVYPLKNYETFSKPALQILEQFPELFLTQFARYPVILLDFGTLSTISDQDHLRSFQRMLSELFKPFCYLLKSNRLTPDNKDEFLLYRDQFEKLSLDEITVGGETLARLLSTHHHRKSIVLVDNFDAPIREALLAPHLNDRSFKGIMWGVSRFVKLLIKSRFVHRTVVTGTVRVDVFGLTHFPIFDDDYLHRYYGLTEGDVSELAKRFEKQKNVADVRKWYGGYKTAGEGQTIYNTRSTLTFFRTGELKPYRYQCMKFKTLKNLLEFEKVGQFMEDAFDNKTRLHVREKIPQKLLEQVRQTVFGTNQTYIHKNVILQILLDHGFYTVQDRDTLHIPNFEAMLDIKNLIFDREYYINKLKINDHIIDNFVQSIERLTGEEASFNNFSAAVTELFKHRIPRGARETAHTLLTLVADAHKFSLLRGQETLESDRQDVLVKRSEEIGIVIGIIVGSINKIALKPVFLRSLQVFPDCKLRVAILLGLKPHGLIGDLEVLYALDNRTETRITR encoded by the exons ATGATTTTACAAGTACTGTTTCTGATTGCATCCGTTTCC ggTGCTACAAATACCGGCGGAGAGCCACGGAATCATACCACCTTTAAACATCTCACTACGACACGTGAATTCATCGACAAAACCCTACTGATCAAGTTCATCCTGGACAACCATTGGCACATCTACATCGCGGCTCCCCCTGGTTTCGGCAAGTCTACAAACCTGAAAATGCTCCGGGATTTCTTTGCCTTGGATGTCAATTCTCATGGATACTCCATAAACGCGGCAGAGATCCTGAAAACGGATGCAACCATTCAGAACGCCCTCGACAAGTGTAAAGGCCTTCGCAACGTCTTGACAAAAAGAGTGGCTTTCCTAACTGACACTGAGGGCCACTCAATACACGGGAATGTTACGAAACCTCATGGTGTCTACCCTCTGAAAAACTATGAAACTTTCTCAAAGCCAGCACTGCAAATACTGGAGCAGTTTCCGGAGTTGTTCTTAACCCAATTTGCTCGCTATCCTGTTATTTTGCTCGACTTTGGAACTCTGTCTACAATTTCTGATCAAGACCATTTGCGCTCTTTTCAAAGAATGCTTTCGGAGCTGTTTAAACCATTTTGTTACTTGTTAAAGAGTAACAGGCTGACCCCCGACAACAAGGATGAATTTTTACTCTACCGCGACCAATTTGAAAAACTCAGCCTAGACGAG ATCACGGTCGGAGGAGAAACACTTGCCCGACTCTTATCAACACATCATCACCGAAAATCGATCGTTTTAGTGGACAACTTCGACGCACCCATCCGCGAAGCGCTTCTGGCACCACATCTCAATGATAGAAGTTTCAAGGGGATCATGTGGGGTGTTTCCCGATTTGTCAAGTTGCTCATAAAAAGTAGGTTCGTCCACCGGACCGTGGTGACGGGTACTGTCAGAGTCGACGTTTTCGGACTGACGCATTTCCCCATCTTTGACGATGATTATTTGCATCG GTATTACGGCCTGACAGAAGGTGATGTTTCTGAGCTAGCTAAACGCTTTGAGAAACAGAAAAATGTTGCTGACGTTAGAAAATGGTACGGTGGCTACAAAACAGCAGGCGAGGGTCAAACTATCTACAACACACGCTCAACGCTCACTTTTTTTAGAACGGGCGAGCTAAAACCGTACCGGTATCAGTGcatgaaattcaaaacattaaaaaacctTTTGGAGTTTGAGAAAGTAGGCCAATTTATGGAAGATGCGTTTGACAATAAAACTCGGCTGCATGTCCGAGAGAAGATTCCACAGAAGCTCCTGGAGCAAGTGCGACAAACTGTATTCGGCACAAATCAAACTTACATCCATAAAAACGTAATTCTGCAGATTCTCCTTGATCATGGCTTTTATACCGTCCAAGACAGAGATACCCTACACATACCGAACTTCGAGGCAATGCTGGATATCAAAAACTTGATTTTCGACCGAGAATACTACATCAATAAACTAAAAATCAACGACCACATTATTGATAACTTCGTGCAGAGCATTGAGCGACTGACAGGAGAGGAAGCGTCTTTCAACAACTTCTCCGCAGCTGTTACAGAACTATTCAAACATCGCATTCCGCGAGGTGCAAGGGAAACAGCTCACACCTTGCTCACTTTGGTAGCAGACGCTCACAAGTTCAGCTTGTTGCGTGGTCAGGAGACTCTGGAAAGCGACCGGCAAGATGTGCTCGTTAAGCGGTCTGAAGAAATAGGCATTGTGATTGGGATCATCGTGGGGTCGATTAACAAAATAGCGCTGAAACCTGTATTTCTCAGGAGCTTACAAGTGTTTCCAGACTGCAAATTGAGGGTTGCCATCTTGTTAGGTTTGAAACCGCACGGACTAATCGGAGATCTTGAGGTTCTTTACGCACTTGACAATCGCACTGAAACcagaatcacacgctga
- the LOC109042655 gene encoding uncharacterized protein isoform X2, with protein sequence MILVVSNTDGESGILKNLAQTSSFIDKSLLIKYILDGRRHIYIEAPPGFGKTTNLQLVQDFFTMEIDSYGYSINAGKLLKTDKIFQDVLQKYRERHENTSTERTASKNETVSESAPVNVTKPINAVGDYLKNYVTFSKPRLKILEDWPELFESHFARYPVLMVDFGVLSTDSYLDYESSFTIMVSRLFEQFNYLLLSKRLTKLTKDEFLLFRDGYKELSIGEVALGGEKLVHQLSYHHQQKAIVLVDNFDIPIRKALFAQKLDDESFTRIVENVCRFVKLLVKSEDVFRTVVTGNLRINITDGLVHLPVFEDKFLHQYYGLIEDDVFELARRFNKEKHIAEVRTWYSGYRSERKGHNIYNTRSTLSYFQTGQLKPYRNESVNFKTMKTLLNFERLGREIEDAFDNKTRLLIRQKIPLRALEQLRRSIFELKQTSSVVHRDLILQILLDHGFYTVYDGNRLSVPNLETKLDINNLIFDRAYYITKLNITNQTIDDFVQSIERITGEEASLHNFSVAVTELFKYRLPRGTRELAHTLLTLAADDSKFSIQSGWGTLESDRQDVLVRRSTEMGIVIGILTGSVTDDALKPVFDRCLQEFPECKSRVAILLGLKSRGSLGDLEVLYAFDNRTRVDTR encoded by the exons ATGATTTTG GTGGTTTCAAATACCGATGGAGAATCTGGCATCCTTAAAAACCTCGCTCAGACAAGCAGTTTCATAGACAAATCCCTACTAATCAAGTACATCCTAGATGGTCGTAGGCACATCTACATCGAGGCCCCTCCTGGTTTCGGCAAAACCACTAACCTTCAATTGGTTCAAGATTTCTTCACCATGGAGATCGACTCCTATGGATACTCCATCAATGCGGGAAAGCTCTTGAAAACCGACAAAATCTTTCAGGACGTTCTGCAGAAGTATAGAGAGCGTCACGAAAACACCTCCACAGAACGCACGGCTTCCAAAAACGAAACCGTAAGCGAATCCGCCCCCGTGAACGTCACGAAACCTATCAATGCTGTCGGAGACTACCTGAAGAACTACGTTACCTTTTCGAAGCCGCGCTTGAAAATACTGGAGGATTGGCCGGAGCTTTTCGAGTCCCATTTTGCTCGGTATCCTGTCCTCATGGTAGACTTCGGAGTTCTATCGACAGATTCTTACCTGGACTACGAAAGTTCTTTTACGATTATGGTTTCGCGACTCTTTGAACAATTTAACTACCTGTTATTGAGCAAGAGGCTAACCAAGCTCACCAAGGATGAATTTTTACTATTCCGCGATGGTTATAAAGAACTTAGTATAGGTGAG GTTGCGCTCGGGGGAGAAAAGCTGGTCCATCAATTGTCTTATCATCATCAGCAAAAAGCGATAGTTTTAGTCGACAATTTTGACATACCAATTCGCAAAGCTCTTTTCGCGCAAAAACTTGATGATGAAAGTTTTACGAGGATTGTGGAGAATGTGTGTCGATTTGTCAAGTTGCTTGTAAAAAGCGAGGACGTGTTCCGGACCGTAGTGACGGGCAATCTCAGAATCAACATCACAGACGGATTGGTGCACCTTCCCGTCTTCGAGGATAAATTTTTGCATCA ATATTACGGCTTAATAGAAGATGATGTATTTGAGCTTGCTCGGCGCTTCaacaaagaaaaacacattgccGAGGTCAGAACTTGGTACAGTGGTTACAGATCGGAGCGTAAGGGTCATAATATCTACAACACACGCTCAACGTTGAGCTACTTCCAGACGGGTCAGCTCAAACCATACCGAAATGagtctgtaaattttaaaactatgaaaaccctcttgaattttgagaggTTGGGCCGTGAAATAGAGGATGCCTTCGATAATAAGACACGACTCCTCATCCGGCAAAAGATCCCGCTGAGGGCTCTTGAGCAACTCCGACGATCGATTTTTGAACTCAAACAAACTTCATCCGTTGTTCATCGGGATTTGATCCTGCAGATCCTCCTCGACCATGGTTTTTACACCGTCTATGACGGAAACAGACTCAGTGTACCGAACTTAGAGACCAAGTTGGACATCAATAATCTAATCTTCGACCGAGCATACTACATCACCAAACTAAATATAACCAACCAGACCATCGATGACTTTGTTCAGAGCATCGAGCGAATCACTGGCGAGGAGGCGTCTCTCCACAACTTCTCCGTCGCGGTCACGGAACTCTTCAAGTACCGCCTGCCGCGAGGAACTCGGGAACTAGCGCACACCTTGCTCACTCTAGCGGCAGACGATAGCAAGTTCAGCATACAGAGTGGTTGGGGAACGCTGGAAAGCGACCGGCAAGACGTCCTCGTGAGGCGATCCACGGAAATGGGAATCGTCATCGGGATCCTGACTGGGTCGGTTACTGATGATGCGCTGAAACCTGTGTTCGACAGGTGTTTACAAGAGTTCCCAGAATGTAAATCGAGGGTTGCGATTTTGTTAGGATTAAAATCGCGAGGATCGCTCGGGGATCTTGAAGTTCTGTACGCGTTTGACAATCGCACTCGTGTGGACACTAGATAA
- the LOC109042655 gene encoding uncharacterized protein isoform X1, whose amino-acid sequence MILVLELLVIFISVVSNTDGESGILKNLAQTSSFIDKSLLIKYILDGRRHIYIEAPPGFGKTTNLQLVQDFFTMEIDSYGYSINAGKLLKTDKIFQDVLQKYRERHENTSTERTASKNETVSESAPVNVTKPINAVGDYLKNYVTFSKPRLKILEDWPELFESHFARYPVLMVDFGVLSTDSYLDYESSFTIMVSRLFEQFNYLLLSKRLTKLTKDEFLLFRDGYKELSIGEVALGGEKLVHQLSYHHQQKAIVLVDNFDIPIRKALFAQKLDDESFTRIVENVCRFVKLLVKSEDVFRTVVTGNLRINITDGLVHLPVFEDKFLHQYYGLIEDDVFELARRFNKEKHIAEVRTWYSGYRSERKGHNIYNTRSTLSYFQTGQLKPYRNESVNFKTMKTLLNFERLGREIEDAFDNKTRLLIRQKIPLRALEQLRRSIFELKQTSSVVHRDLILQILLDHGFYTVYDGNRLSVPNLETKLDINNLIFDRAYYITKLNITNQTIDDFVQSIERITGEEASLHNFSVAVTELFKYRLPRGTRELAHTLLTLAADDSKFSIQSGWGTLESDRQDVLVRRSTEMGIVIGILTGSVTDDALKPVFDRCLQEFPECKSRVAILLGLKSRGSLGDLEVLYAFDNRTRVDTR is encoded by the exons ATGATTTTGGTATTGGAGCTTCTTGTTATATTTATTTCA GTGGTTTCAAATACCGATGGAGAATCTGGCATCCTTAAAAACCTCGCTCAGACAAGCAGTTTCATAGACAAATCCCTACTAATCAAGTACATCCTAGATGGTCGTAGGCACATCTACATCGAGGCCCCTCCTGGTTTCGGCAAAACCACTAACCTTCAATTGGTTCAAGATTTCTTCACCATGGAGATCGACTCCTATGGATACTCCATCAATGCGGGAAAGCTCTTGAAAACCGACAAAATCTTTCAGGACGTTCTGCAGAAGTATAGAGAGCGTCACGAAAACACCTCCACAGAACGCACGGCTTCCAAAAACGAAACCGTAAGCGAATCCGCCCCCGTGAACGTCACGAAACCTATCAATGCTGTCGGAGACTACCTGAAGAACTACGTTACCTTTTCGAAGCCGCGCTTGAAAATACTGGAGGATTGGCCGGAGCTTTTCGAGTCCCATTTTGCTCGGTATCCTGTCCTCATGGTAGACTTCGGAGTTCTATCGACAGATTCTTACCTGGACTACGAAAGTTCTTTTACGATTATGGTTTCGCGACTCTTTGAACAATTTAACTACCTGTTATTGAGCAAGAGGCTAACCAAGCTCACCAAGGATGAATTTTTACTATTCCGCGATGGTTATAAAGAACTTAGTATAGGTGAG GTTGCGCTCGGGGGAGAAAAGCTGGTCCATCAATTGTCTTATCATCATCAGCAAAAAGCGATAGTTTTAGTCGACAATTTTGACATACCAATTCGCAAAGCTCTTTTCGCGCAAAAACTTGATGATGAAAGTTTTACGAGGATTGTGGAGAATGTGTGTCGATTTGTCAAGTTGCTTGTAAAAAGCGAGGACGTGTTCCGGACCGTAGTGACGGGCAATCTCAGAATCAACATCACAGACGGATTGGTGCACCTTCCCGTCTTCGAGGATAAATTTTTGCATCA ATATTACGGCTTAATAGAAGATGATGTATTTGAGCTTGCTCGGCGCTTCaacaaagaaaaacacattgccGAGGTCAGAACTTGGTACAGTGGTTACAGATCGGAGCGTAAGGGTCATAATATCTACAACACACGCTCAACGTTGAGCTACTTCCAGACGGGTCAGCTCAAACCATACCGAAATGagtctgtaaattttaaaactatgaaaaccctcttgaattttgagaggTTGGGCCGTGAAATAGAGGATGCCTTCGATAATAAGACACGACTCCTCATCCGGCAAAAGATCCCGCTGAGGGCTCTTGAGCAACTCCGACGATCGATTTTTGAACTCAAACAAACTTCATCCGTTGTTCATCGGGATTTGATCCTGCAGATCCTCCTCGACCATGGTTTTTACACCGTCTATGACGGAAACAGACTCAGTGTACCGAACTTAGAGACCAAGTTGGACATCAATAATCTAATCTTCGACCGAGCATACTACATCACCAAACTAAATATAACCAACCAGACCATCGATGACTTTGTTCAGAGCATCGAGCGAATCACTGGCGAGGAGGCGTCTCTCCACAACTTCTCCGTCGCGGTCACGGAACTCTTCAAGTACCGCCTGCCGCGAGGAACTCGGGAACTAGCGCACACCTTGCTCACTCTAGCGGCAGACGATAGCAAGTTCAGCATACAGAGTGGTTGGGGAACGCTGGAAAGCGACCGGCAAGACGTCCTCGTGAGGCGATCCACGGAAATGGGAATCGTCATCGGGATCCTGACTGGGTCGGTTACTGATGATGCGCTGAAACCTGTGTTCGACAGGTGTTTACAAGAGTTCCCAGAATGTAAATCGAGGGTTGCGATTTTGTTAGGATTAAAATCGCGAGGATCGCTCGGGGATCTTGAAGTTCTGTACGCGTTTGACAATCGCACTCGTGTGGACACTAGATAA